The following coding sequences are from one Rutidosis leptorrhynchoides isolate AG116_Rl617_1_P2 chromosome 11, CSIRO_AGI_Rlap_v1, whole genome shotgun sequence window:
- the LOC139876472 gene encoding TMV resistance protein N-like has protein sequence MVILTDDLEQSSSNNNRDEKYDVFLSFRGVDTRLNFTNHLHQALEGDNLKTFLDNEEIPIGFYLKPELESAIKSSRASIIVLSKNYASSTWCLEELVLILDRHKNFRQIVIPIFYHVEPTDVRKQQNSFGEAMAEHKKKMEAETDVEKKRLLAEKIEIWKKALTQVSNLTGFDVKGRLETDFIKEIVKDLSKRIGVPVRTSLPLLIGKEDAIEYVSSWLKDGSSHRVDILSIYGMGGIGKSTLAKYIYYSYCREFDTSSIVEDISRKCVGNINGLLDLKNQLCNDISKASSIQVHDVSVASNKVLIVLDDIDSIDQLDALLGNKSFHEGSKIIITTRDMSLTERCELCKTESERRHTKYPLEHLSNDASLKLLCHYAFNCEELKDGYEEVSEDILKYCQGHPLALKVLGRNLYDRDLSYWEGCIKELKKGPEGPVSRVNKILRTSFESLESKNDKELFKYIACIFVGYKRDFAEIILQACKINTSTGIQHLTERCLLRIGRNDHLEMHSLIQEMGRYVVDLESENPEERSILWRTEDSIEVLKKKMGTRNIKALSVIPRGSLLEMETDAFSNMDNLKILLLTHVLLKGSYENFPTDLIYLSMYGSPLESMPSELQLKSLVILSLRYSNFKSFDVSSNNMLRPGDKQKVSESYSKDNRLLGCLKVLDLSHCYQLHTLGGFCEFPALETLLLIKCKSLVEVCETIEQCHQLVHINLRDCNKCRKLLANINFFKNVKKLYLDGCNMSELPFESSKKVNNNLIDLKLQRPSSSATVEAILPRDFGFSGSYFSSSIVNLYLSRNNLSCVDFPNDWSCLSLLKELWLDGNPIVSIPNCVRTLPNLKRLYMYKCDMLTSIEHPPPTLRLLAYSHSDSKTNLLRKTSFHPEMSPLLLNINLYPLATSSIEIEGVVKIQPMAGVEEAVLRKLGWSNLEFTKTRRVGTYNKDTGEPEGSQTQMYYEFGIFSVIYGGQQMPDWISDVSMGGSISLVIPSTPKQLRGLNICFIQVNHLPYVASSNKIKYISCHRLKLPEISVYNITKNRIWRYKHCIKEVNVGGECVTYLSHWMFTVNDMEPGDHVTINMLTQEFCEERTRECGVSFVYDDASIEDEEEVALGYYKSWNHIIGGDLSPFQLMTGEYLLNINRFSHFYYRKRYATNANYKDKDVCFRAFSCKKSNMNIEH, from the exons ATGGTTATTTTAACTGATGATTTAGAACAATCTTCATCTAATAATAATCGTGATGAAAAGTATGACGTATTTCTGAGTTTTCGAGGTGTTGATACTCGTCTTAACTTCACGAATCACCTCCACCAAGCCCTTGAAGGTGATAATCTCAAAACCTTTTTGGACAATGAAGAGATCCCAATCGGGTTTTATTTGAAACCCGAATTGGAGAGTGCAATTAAATCATCAAGGGCTTCTATTATCGTGTTGTCTAAGAATtatgcttcttctacatggtgccTTGAGGAACTTGTCCTGATTCTTGACCGACATAAGAACTTCAGACAAATAGTTATTCCCATCTTCTATCATGTCGAACCCACTGACGTCAGGAAGCAACAAAACAGCTTCGGAGAGGCAATGGCAGAGCATAAAAAGAAGATGGAAGCAGAGACTGATGTGGAGAAGAAAAGACTATTAGCTGAGAAGATAGAAATATGGAAGAAAGCACTTACACAAGTTTCTAATTTAACTGGCTTCGATGTAAAGGGCAG GCTGGAGACTGACTTCATCAAAGAAATTGTTAAAGACCTTTCCAAAAGAATAGGTGTACCCGTGAGGACTAGTTTACCACTACTTATTGGGAAGGAGGATGCAATTGAATACgtcagttcatggttgaaagacggaTCATCACATAGAGTCGACATTCTTAGTATTTATGGTATGGGTGGGATTGGAAAGTCAACCTTAGCCAAATATATTTATTACTCATATTGTCGCGAGTTCGATACAAGCAGCATCGTTGAAGACATTAGTAGGAAGTGTGTTGGAAATATTAACGGATTGCTTGATTTAAAAAATCAACTTTGTAATGATATTTCAAAAGCAAGTTCAATTCAAGTTCATGATGTTTCTGTAGCCTCTAATAAAGTGTTGATAGTTCTTGACGATATCGATAGTATAGACCAGTTGGACGCTTTACTGGGAAACAAAAGTTTTCATGAAGGAAGCAAAATCATTATAACGACCAGGGACATGTCGTTGACAGAGAGGTGTGAACTATGCAAAACGGAATCTGAACGCAGACATACAAAGTACCCACTTGAACACTTATCTAACGACGCATCGCTAAAGCTTTTGTGTCATTATGCATTCAACTGTGAAGAACTTAAAGATGGCTatgaagaggtttcggaggatatTTTGAAGTATTGTCAAGGACATCCATTGGCTCTTAAAGTTTTGGGCAGGAATCTATATGATCGAGATCTTTCTTATTGGGAAGGCTGCATAAAAGAACTAAAAAAAGGACCCGAGGGACCCGTTTCCCGTGTAAATAAAATTTTGAGAACGAGCTTTGAATCTTTGGAATCCAAAAATGACAAGGAATTGTTTAAGTATATTGCTTGTATTTTTGTTGGATACAAGAGAGATTTTGCAGAAATCATACTACAGGCATGTAAAATAAACACTAGCACTGGGATCCAACATCTCACCGAGAGATGCCTTCTTCGTATTGGAAGGAATGACCATTTAGAGATGCATTCATTAATTCAAGAGATGGGAAGATATGTTGTAGATCTCGAATCTGAGAATCCAGAGGAGCGTAGTATATTATGGCGTACTGAGGACTCAATCGAAGTGTTGAAAAAAAAGATG GGTACTAGAAATATTAAAGCTCTCAGCGTTATCCCGCGTGGATCATTACTTGAGATGGAAACAGATGCATTTAGTAACATGGATAATCTGAAGATACTATTACTCACACATGTTCTCCTCAAAGGCTCTTATGAGAATTTTCCAACAGATTTAATATATTTGAGCATGTATGGTTCCCCTTTAGAGTCTATGCCTTCTGAATTACAACTGAAGAGTCTAGTTATCCTCTCATTGCGTTATAGCAATTTCAAATCTTTTGATGTCTCTTCTAATAACATGCTACGACCTGGAGACAAGCAAAAG GTGAGTGAATCGTACTCAAAAGATAACAGGTTGCTTGGATGTTTGAAGGTTCTTGATCTGAGCCACTGTTATCAGCTTCATACTCTTGGTGGTTTTTGTGAATTCCCTGCACTCGAGACTTTACTTCTTATAAAGTGCAAGAGTTTGGTTGAGGTTTGTGAAACAATTGAGCAATGTCATCAACTTGTCCACATCAACCTTCGTGACTGCAACAAGTGTAGAAAGCTTCTAGCAAATATCAACTTCTTCAAAAACGTCAAAAAACTATACCTGGATGGCTGTAATATGAGTGAGCTTCCATTTGAGTCATCGAAGAAGGTAAATAATAACTTGATTGACTTGAAGTTACAACGACCATCTTCCTCTGCCACTGTCGAGGCTATCCTACCGAGGGATTTCGGTTTCAGTGGGTCTTATTTCTCAAGCTCAATAGTGAATTTGTATCTTTCGCGTAATAATTTGTCATGCGTTGACTTTCCCAATGACTGGAGTTGCCTATCCCTGTTGAAGGAATTATGGTTGGACGGTAATCCAATTGTTTCGATTCCCAATTGTGTGAGAACCCTTCCAAACCTAAAGAGACTTTATATGTATAAGTGTGATATGCTGACATCAATCGAACATCCTCCACCTACCTTAAGATTGTTGGCGTACAGTCATTCTGACAGTAAAACTAATCTGCTACGGAAAACGTCATTTCATCCAGAAATGTCCCCACTGCTGTTAAATATAAATTTGTACCCACTAGCTACTTCATCCATTGAAATTGAAGGTGTGGTCAAAATCCAACCTATGGCAGGTGTTGAAGAAGCTGTATTACGTAAGTTGGGGTGGAGTAATTTAGAGTTCACTAAAACAAGACGCGTTGGAACTTATAATAAAGATACTGGGGAACCAGAGGGATCTCAAACCCAG ATGTATTATGAATTTGGAATATTCAGTGTAATTTATGGTGGCCAACAGATGCCAGATTGGATTAGTGATGTATCAATGGGGGGATCAATATCATTGGTCATCCCTTCAACTCCTAAACAGCTCCGAGGATTGAATATTTGCTTCATACAAGTGAATCATTTACCATATGTTGCATCATCCAACAAAATCAAATATATCAGTTGCCACAGACTTAAATTGCCGGAAATTTCAGTTTATAATATAACAAAGAACCGCATCTGGAGATACAAGCATTGTATTAAAGAAGTCAATGTAGGTGGAGAGTGTGTAACATATTTAAGTCATTGGATGTTTACAGTGAATGACATGGAACCTGGTGACCACGTCACTATTAATATGCTCACACAGGAGTTTTGTGAAGAACGTACAAGGGAGTGTGGGGTGAGTTTTGTGTATGATGATGCAAgtattgaagatgaagaagaagttgCGTTGGGTTATTACAAATCATGGAATCATATTATTGGTGGTGATCTCTCCCCTTTTCAGTTAATGACCGGAGAGTACTTACTCAACATCAATCGTTTTTCCCACTTTTACTATAGGAAACGTTATGCAACGAACGCAAATTATAAAG ATAAAGATGTGTGTTTTAGAGCTTTCTCATGCAAGAAGTCCAACATGAATATCGAGCATTGA